In one window of Desulfatiglans anilini DSM 4660 DNA:
- a CDS encoding DUF4372 domain-containing protein has protein sequence MNRFGSIFSQLLQLFPRAEFEAAVKETRAERHARGFTCWGQFVAMLFCQFGRAHSLREICGGLATCEGKLVHLG, from the coding sequence ATGAACAGGTTCGGTAGCATATTTAGCCAGTTGCTGCAACTTTTTCCGCGGGCGGAATTTGAGGCGGCGGTGAAAGAGACTCGGGCGGAACGGCATGCCAGGGGATTTACGTGCTGGGGACAATTTGTCGCGATGCTTTTCTGCCAGTTTGGGCGCGCCCATAGCCTGCGCGAAATCTGCGGCGGTCTTGCAACCTGCGAAGGAAAGCTGGTCCATCTGGG